The Streptomyces sp. P9-A4 genome contains a region encoding:
- a CDS encoding ABC transporter ATP-binding protein, with translation MPFIELESLEKVFTVRRKTGPFRREKREVRAVDGISFEVGRGEMVGYIGPNGAGKSTTIKMLTGILTPSGGRLRVAGIDPARERTRLAQRIGVVFGQRTTLWWDLPLKDSYRLMHRMYRIPDARYRENLDRCVELLELGELLDVPVRQLSLGQRMRGDIAAALLHDPEVLYLDEPTIGLDVVSKARVRDFLRELNASRGTTVLLTTHDLTDIEQLCSRVMVIDHGRLMYDGELDGLHEMGESERLLVVDLERETPPIEVPGARFVRAEGPRQWLAFPAAASAAPLVAAVAATYPLLDLSVREPDIEAVIAKMYGGTREDRRESLT, from the coding sequence ATGCCGTTCATCGAGCTGGAGTCACTGGAGAAGGTCTTCACGGTCCGCCGGAAGACGGGCCCGTTCCGCCGGGAGAAGCGCGAGGTCAGGGCGGTCGACGGGATCAGCTTCGAGGTCGGGCGCGGCGAGATGGTCGGCTACATCGGCCCGAACGGCGCGGGGAAGTCGACCACCATCAAGATGCTGACCGGCATCCTCACCCCGAGCGGTGGCCGGCTGCGCGTCGCCGGCATCGACCCGGCGCGGGAGCGCACCCGGCTGGCCCAGCGGATCGGGGTGGTCTTCGGCCAGCGGACGACCCTGTGGTGGGACCTGCCGCTGAAGGACTCGTACCGGCTGATGCACCGCATGTACCGCATCCCCGACGCCCGCTACCGGGAGAACCTGGACCGCTGTGTGGAGCTCCTGGAGCTGGGGGAACTCCTCGACGTGCCGGTACGCCAGCTCTCGCTGGGGCAGCGGATGCGCGGCGACATCGCGGCGGCGCTGCTGCACGACCCGGAGGTGCTCTACCTCGACGAGCCGACGATCGGCCTGGACGTGGTGTCGAAGGCGAGGGTGCGGGACTTCTTGCGCGAGCTGAACGCCTCGCGGGGCACGACGGTGCTCCTGACCACCCACGACCTCACGGACATCGAGCAGCTCTGCTCGCGGGTGATGGTGATCGACCACGGGCGGCTGATGTACGACGGGGAGCTGGACGGCCTGCACGAGATGGGGGAGAGCGAACGGCTCCTGGTGGTGGACCTGGAGCGGGAGACGCCCCCGATCGAGGTGCCGGGAGCCCGCTTCGTACGGGCGGAGGGTCCGCGCCAGTGGCTCGCGTTCCCGGCCGCGGCGTCGGCGGCCCCGCTGGTCGCGGCGGTGGCGGCGACGTATCCGCTGCTCGACCTCTCGGTGCGGGAACCCGACATCGAGGCCGTGATCGCGAAGATGTACGGGGGAACTCGGGAGGACCGCCGGGAGTCTCTGACGTAG
- a CDS encoding DUF3618 domain-containing protein, producing the protein MSEARTPAQIEADIVRRREQLAVTLDEIGIRMHPKTIIGDAKAKVASTVDQTAGRAFVAVNRVVSDVKARFTHEDGAPRLERVVPVAVVAVAIVGLLAASSRKKRG; encoded by the coding sequence GTGTCGGAGGCCAGGACCCCTGCGCAGATCGAGGCGGACATCGTCCGCCGGCGCGAGCAGCTCGCCGTCACTCTCGACGAGATCGGCATTCGGATGCACCCGAAGACGATCATCGGGGACGCGAAGGCCAAGGTCGCCTCGACGGTCGACCAGACCGCCGGACGCGCCTTCGTCGCCGTCAACCGGGTGGTCTCGGATGTGAAGGCACGTTTCACCCATGAGGACGGCGCCCCCCGCCTGGAGCGCGTGGTGCCGGTGGCCGTCGTGGCCGTGGCGATCGTCGGGCTGCTCGCCGCGTCCTCCCGCAAGAAGAGGGGATGA
- a CDS encoding transglycosylase domain-containing protein: protein MPPSSGTSDPDAPRPSRTPGWEPRDPSLPGPKHDPERDPRRTPETDPRRAPERPPKRSRPRRLLRALIGLFLLGSLLLLGAFAAGYLLVEIPPANTAAVAQSNVYLYRDGSTLARDGEVNRENVRLDRVPLSLRQAVLAAEDRDFHTSRAVDPKAMLRAAWNTVTGKGRQSGSTITQQYVKNYYLGQEQTLTRKAKEFFIAIKLGREKSKEEILQGYLNTSYFGRNAYGVQAAARAYYGKDVEQLDTAEGAYLASLLKAPSAYDVTTHPENRATAVARWNYVLDGMVTEGWLTRADRAAVRFPAPQTARPATGLSGQRGYLVQAVEEYLTGHGIIDEKTLAGGGFRITTTLEPAKQEALVRAVEEQVMSRLDPAVSPADRNVRVGAAAVDPADGEVLAMYGGVDYTQQYVNNATRRDYQVGSTFKPFVFTAAVQSGAQTQRGEPITPYTVYDGSNRRPVEGWSGSPYDPANEDDASYGEIAVGAATDLSVNAVYAQMAVDVGPGHVRRTAVALGLPGSTPDLTASPSIALGPATASVLDMATAYATLAAHGRHGSYTLVGRISRDGQELAVPAAEGRQAVSREAADTTTSILRSVVEAGTGTAAQAAGRPAAGKTGTAEDDRAAWFAGYTPELATVVALMGQDPESGRQESLYGALGLPRINGGGAPAEIWGRFTREALAGTAPRDFELQLMPGAEAMPAVPPTPDGPQDPGGSSESYLTGEAGPGAASRGPLPSPTPVRGQ, encoded by the coding sequence ATGCCCCCTTCCTCCGGTACGAGCGACCCCGACGCCCCCCGGCCATCCCGCACGCCGGGCTGGGAGCCGAGGGACCCTTCCCTCCCCGGCCCGAAGCACGATCCCGAGCGCGACCCGAGGCGCACCCCCGAGACCGACCCCAGGCGCGCCCCCGAGCGCCCCCCGAAGCGCTCCCGTCCCCGGCGCCTCCTCCGGGCCCTCATCGGGCTGTTCCTGCTCGGCTCGCTCCTGCTCCTCGGCGCCTTCGCCGCCGGGTACCTCCTCGTGGAGATCCCGCCCGCCAACACCGCCGCCGTCGCCCAGTCCAACGTCTACCTCTACCGCGACGGCTCCACCCTCGCCCGGGACGGCGAGGTCAACCGCGAGAACGTACGGCTCGACCGCGTCCCGCTCTCCCTCCGGCAGGCCGTCCTCGCCGCCGAGGACCGCGACTTCCACACCTCGCGCGCCGTCGACCCCAAGGCGATGCTCCGCGCCGCCTGGAACACCGTCACCGGCAAGGGCCGCCAGTCGGGTTCGACCATCACCCAGCAGTACGTCAAGAACTACTACCTGGGGCAGGAGCAGACCCTCACCCGGAAGGCGAAGGAGTTCTTCATCGCGATCAAGCTGGGCCGCGAGAAGAGCAAGGAGGAGATCCTCCAGGGCTATCTGAACACCAGCTACTTCGGCCGGAACGCGTACGGCGTCCAGGCCGCCGCCCGCGCCTACTACGGCAAGGACGTCGAGCAGCTCGACACCGCCGAGGGCGCGTACCTCGCCTCCCTCCTCAAAGCCCCCAGCGCCTACGACGTCACCACCCACCCCGAGAACCGCGCCACGGCCGTCGCCCGCTGGAACTACGTGCTCGACGGCATGGTCACCGAGGGCTGGCTCACCCGCGCCGACCGCGCCGCCGTCCGCTTCCCCGCCCCGCAGACCGCGCGGCCCGCGACGGGCCTGTCCGGGCAGCGCGGCTATCTCGTCCAGGCCGTCGAGGAGTACCTCACCGGGCACGGGATCATCGACGAGAAGACCCTCGCCGGCGGCGGCTTCCGGATCACCACCACCCTGGAACCCGCCAAGCAGGAGGCGCTCGTCCGGGCCGTCGAGGAGCAGGTCATGTCCCGGCTCGACCCGGCGGTCTCCCCCGCCGACCGGAACGTGCGGGTCGGCGCGGCGGCCGTCGACCCTGCGGACGGCGAGGTCCTCGCGATGTACGGGGGCGTCGACTACACCCAGCAGTACGTCAACAACGCCACCCGCCGCGACTACCAGGTCGGTTCCACCTTCAAGCCCTTCGTCTTCACGGCAGCCGTGCAGAGCGGGGCGCAGACCCAGCGGGGCGAGCCGATCACCCCGTACACGGTGTACGACGGCAGCAACCGGCGTCCCGTGGAGGGCTGGAGCGGGAGCCCGTACGACCCCGCCAACGAGGACGACGCGAGTTACGGCGAGATCGCCGTCGGCGCGGCCACCGATCTGTCGGTGAACGCGGTGTACGCCCAGATGGCGGTCGACGTCGGCCCCGGGCACGTACGGCGCACCGCGGTCGCCCTCGGACTGCCCGGCTCCACCCCCGACCTCACCGCCTCCCCGTCCATCGCGCTCGGGCCGGCCACGGCCAGCGTCCTCGACATGGCCACGGCGTACGCGACGCTCGCCGCGCACGGCCGGCACGGCTCGTACACGCTGGTCGGGCGGATCAGCCGGGACGGCCAGGAGCTGGCGGTCCCGGCCGCCGAGGGACGGCAGGCCGTCAGCCGGGAGGCCGCGGACACGACCACGTCGATCCTGCGGAGCGTCGTGGAAGCGGGCACCGGAACGGCCGCGCAGGCCGCCGGGCGGCCCGCGGCGGGCAAGACGGGCACGGCGGAGGACGACAGGGCCGCCTGGTTCGCCGGCTACACCCCGGAGCTGGCGACGGTGGTCGCGCTGATGGGGCAGGACCCGGAGTCGGGGCGGCAGGAGTCGCTGTACGGGGCACTGGGACTGCCCCGGATCAACGGCGGCGGGGCGCCCGCCGAGATCTGGGGCCGGTTCACCCGGGAGGCGCTGGCGGGGACGGCGCCGCGGGACTTCGAGCTCCAGCTGATGCCGGGGGCGGAGGCGATGCCGGCGGTGCCGCCGACGCCGGACGGGCCGCAGGACCCGGGCGGGTCCTCGGAGTCGTACCTGACGGGCGAGGCGGGGCCGGGCGCGGCGTCGCGCGGACCCCTGCCCTCGCCTACGCCCGTACGGGGTCAATGA
- the rdgB gene encoding RdgB/HAM1 family non-canonical purine NTP pyrophosphatase: MTRLILATRNPGKITELHAILADAGLDLELVGADAYPEIPDVKETGVTFAENALLKAHALARATGLPAVADDSGLCVDVLNGAPGIFSARWAGAHGDDRANLNLLLAQLSDIADEHRAAHFACAAALALPDGTERVVEGRMPGTLRHTPKGTNGFGYDPILQPDGHDVTCAELTPTQKNAISHRGKAFRALVPVVRELLG; the protein is encoded by the coding sequence ATGACCCGTCTGATCCTCGCCACCCGCAACCCGGGCAAGATCACCGAACTCCACGCGATCCTCGCCGACGCAGGTCTCGACCTGGAACTCGTCGGCGCGGACGCGTACCCGGAGATCCCCGACGTCAAGGAAACCGGCGTCACCTTCGCCGAGAACGCCCTCCTCAAGGCCCACGCCCTGGCCCGGGCCACCGGCCTGCCGGCCGTGGCCGACGACTCCGGCCTCTGCGTCGACGTCCTCAACGGTGCCCCCGGCATCTTCTCCGCCCGCTGGGCCGGCGCCCACGGCGACGACCGCGCCAACCTGAACCTGCTGCTCGCCCAGCTCTCCGACATCGCGGACGAACACCGGGCCGCCCACTTCGCCTGCGCGGCCGCCCTGGCCCTGCCGGACGGCACGGAACGCGTGGTCGAGGGCCGCATGCCGGGCACCCTCCGCCACACCCCGAAGGGCACGAACGGCTTCGGCTACGACCCGATCCTCCAGCCGGACGGCCACGACGTGACCTGCGCGGAACTGACCCCGACGCAGAAGAACGCGATCAGCCACCGGGGCAAGGCCTTCCGGGCGCTGGTGCCGGTGGTGCGGGAGCTGTTGGGCTGA
- a CDS encoding DEAD/DEAH box helicase: MAGDEEPSLRLDFDETRTKVVFRAQADGQEHLVRFVARYGSGSQRGTLAAEVDLEEFLSQLTLLRHWHDPASVRFAPDLQSLAEGSVRDSQAVEARINAGTQGTEVSGEISASAIADHLGDTWVAPLTSFQKRDIGKLLSLTHGANFSVPGAGKTRTALAVYTALRRAGKARRLLVVGPKSAYEAWTDEAAGCFTEPPVVRVFTQRPDSDAEILLVNYERLSRYQAVLADWLVSAPSMMVLDEAHRMKLGVRGTYGASCMALGPLARHRLILTGTPAPNGAKDLESLLSFVWPGHGRRAVDRAVSGGDLSHASRVLRPLFTRTTKSELQLPPVDVRVKYVELPEAHRRLYSALRNQLTGLQDREQEEFARLGKVLVYLLMASTNPALLESGSDRYEPLPFFVPPLRPADGLPLKELMRDLPRYETSPKYEAVLRTVTDNARAGRKTLVWSTFVRNLTTLARALDPLQPAVVHGGTPDRDEQIRRFREDPDCMVLLSNPATLGEGISLHHVCHDAVYLDRDFAAGRYLQSLDRIHRLGLAPDTETRVTVLIAQGTVDNIVHERLGRKLEFMGQILDDDVVRELADPEEDLAPWGMDATDLRALIGHLESC; encoded by the coding sequence GTGGCCGGCGACGAGGAGCCGTCGCTCAGACTGGACTTCGATGAGACCCGGACCAAGGTGGTGTTCCGTGCCCAGGCTGATGGGCAGGAACACCTGGTCCGGTTCGTCGCCCGGTACGGCAGCGGAAGCCAGCGTGGCACTCTGGCCGCAGAAGTGGATCTGGAGGAGTTCCTCTCACAGCTCACGTTGCTCAGGCACTGGCACGATCCGGCCAGCGTGCGCTTCGCACCCGACCTCCAGTCACTCGCGGAGGGGTCGGTGCGGGACTCCCAGGCGGTCGAGGCCCGTATCAATGCCGGGACTCAGGGCACGGAGGTCTCAGGAGAGATCTCCGCTTCCGCCATAGCCGACCACCTGGGTGACACCTGGGTGGCGCCGCTGACCAGCTTTCAGAAGAGGGACATCGGCAAGCTGCTGTCCCTGACCCACGGGGCGAACTTCAGCGTGCCGGGGGCGGGGAAGACCCGCACCGCCCTGGCCGTGTACACGGCCCTCCGCCGCGCCGGGAAGGCCAGGAGACTGCTCGTGGTCGGCCCGAAGTCCGCGTACGAGGCGTGGACCGATGAGGCGGCCGGCTGTTTCACCGAGCCTCCAGTCGTCCGGGTCTTCACGCAGCGACCGGACAGCGACGCGGAGATCCTGCTCGTCAACTACGAGAGGCTGAGCCGGTACCAGGCCGTCCTCGCCGACTGGCTGGTCTCCGCGCCGTCCATGATGGTGCTAGACGAGGCTCACCGGATGAAGCTCGGTGTCCGCGGCACCTACGGTGCCAGCTGCATGGCGCTGGGGCCGCTGGCCCGGCACCGGCTCATCCTGACGGGGACCCCGGCCCCCAACGGCGCCAAGGACCTGGAAAGCCTGCTCTCGTTCGTCTGGCCCGGCCACGGACGACGGGCTGTGGACAGGGCGGTGAGCGGAGGCGACCTCAGCCACGCGAGCCGGGTGCTGCGTCCGCTGTTCACCCGCACCACGAAAAGCGAGCTCCAGCTCCCGCCGGTAGACGTGCGGGTGAAGTACGTGGAGCTCCCGGAGGCACACAGAAGGCTCTATTCGGCCCTCAGGAACCAGCTGACCGGCCTCCAGGACCGGGAGCAGGAAGAGTTCGCCCGGCTGGGCAAGGTCCTCGTCTACCTTCTGATGGCCAGCACGAACCCGGCGCTGCTGGAATCCGGGTCCGACCGCTACGAGCCCCTCCCCTTCTTCGTGCCCCCGCTACGGCCCGCGGACGGCCTTCCGCTGAAGGAACTCATGCGGGATCTGCCTCGCTACGAGACATCGCCGAAGTACGAAGCCGTGCTCCGGACCGTGACGGACAACGCCCGCGCAGGCCGCAAGACGCTCGTCTGGTCGACCTTCGTGAGGAACCTGACCACCCTCGCAAGGGCGCTGGACCCCCTCCAGCCCGCAGTGGTCCACGGCGGCACTCCGGACCGTGACGAGCAGATCCGCAGGTTCCGGGAGGACCCGGACTGCATGGTCCTCCTGTCCAACCCGGCCACGCTCGGCGAGGGAATCAGCCTCCACCACGTCTGTCATGACGCGGTCTACCTCGACCGCGATTTCGCGGCGGGACGCTACCTGCAGAGCCTTGACCGGATTCACCGCCTCGGTCTTGCCCCAGACACGGAGACACGTGTGACCGTGCTGATCGCCCAGGGCACCGTCGACAACATCGTGCATGAACGCCTCGGGCGAAAGCTTGAGTTCATGGGCCAGATCCTGGATGACGACGTGGTCCGGGAACTGGCAGATCCGGAGGAGGACCTCGCACCCTGGGGTATGGACGCCACCGATCTCCGTGCACTCATAGGGCACCTCGAATCCTGCTGA
- a CDS encoding transcriptional regulator — translation MLRFNLPPKGEKNTEFVARRLRETTEGDAVPETVTVEWNGRPLHVGVIDMPLRDVYFNPATHRIRAQRDHDPVLARGLQEDPWQPESQNYLHRLLMGKPANPDETDPDFEALMESLRSVDQQEPGLMTHEGILVNGNTRAAALRRLGQSSIRVGVLPQSFTWEDINAVELTLQLRPDKRRDYSYINRLIAMEEQELMGREAADIARDFHIQLKTFKQERWILSVIRDMIERSATPDGAQLALSDFEGHQENLKELHRTFTKVYASSQEKAERVKENRIAAIVLDFAKTKTRVIGEDFQGNYLEESLPSLFQTTDAEEAEPAGIAIPGLSVTVAPPSNPVVRARAVTDQILQARATETSRHLTADVREAAQREVVAARKGMRRALDAAERDDRLKKVRQTTAERLDDARAAIDQSVSDLVQALGSNSLDEESFDSALLRVRGSLAKLARQASRGVSTHGEGVTWLIKTSGD, via the coding sequence ATGCTGAGGTTCAACCTTCCGCCGAAGGGCGAGAAGAACACCGAGTTCGTCGCGCGACGGCTCCGTGAGACGACGGAAGGTGACGCGGTCCCCGAGACCGTCACCGTGGAATGGAACGGTCGGCCGCTTCATGTCGGTGTCATCGACATGCCGTTGCGCGACGTGTATTTCAACCCGGCGACACACCGGATCAGAGCTCAGCGTGATCACGACCCCGTACTGGCCCGCGGATTGCAGGAAGACCCCTGGCAGCCGGAGAGCCAGAACTACCTGCACCGCCTGCTCATGGGGAAGCCCGCCAACCCGGACGAGACCGACCCGGACTTCGAAGCACTGATGGAGAGCCTGCGGTCAGTCGACCAGCAGGAGCCAGGGCTGATGACGCACGAGGGCATCCTCGTCAACGGCAATACCCGGGCGGCCGCCCTGCGCCGGCTGGGACAGTCCTCTATTCGAGTCGGTGTACTGCCCCAGTCCTTTACCTGGGAAGACATCAACGCGGTTGAACTGACGCTTCAGCTGCGCCCCGACAAGCGCCGGGACTACTCGTACATCAACCGCCTGATCGCCATGGAAGAGCAGGAACTCATGGGGCGCGAAGCGGCTGACATCGCGCGCGACTTCCACATCCAGCTCAAGACGTTCAAGCAGGAGCGGTGGATCCTCAGTGTGATCCGGGACATGATCGAGCGCAGCGCCACACCAGATGGCGCCCAGCTCGCCCTTTCGGATTTCGAGGGTCACCAGGAGAACCTGAAGGAACTGCACCGCACCTTCACGAAGGTGTACGCATCCAGTCAGGAGAAGGCGGAGCGCGTCAAGGAGAACAGGATCGCCGCGATCGTCCTGGACTTCGCCAAGACGAAGACACGCGTCATCGGAGAGGACTTCCAGGGCAACTACCTGGAAGAGAGCCTCCCCAGCCTGTTCCAGACCACCGACGCCGAGGAGGCGGAGCCGGCGGGAATCGCGATTCCCGGCCTCTCGGTCACAGTGGCCCCGCCCTCGAACCCGGTGGTACGGGCTCGGGCGGTGACCGACCAGATCCTGCAGGCCCGCGCCACCGAGACATCCCGCCACCTCACGGCTGACGTGCGTGAGGCAGCGCAGCGGGAAGTGGTCGCCGCGCGGAAGGGAATGCGCCGTGCGCTGGACGCGGCGGAGCGGGACGACCGCCTGAAGAAGGTCCGGCAGACCACCGCCGAGCGCCTTGACGACGCACGCGCCGCGATCGACCAGAGCGTGAGCGACCTCGTCCAGGCCCTCGGGAGCAACAGCCTGGACGAGGAGAGCTTCGACAGCGCCCTCCTCAGGGTCAGGGGAAGTCTGGCGAAGCTGGCCCGTCAGGCCAGTCGTGGTGTGTCCACCCACGGCGAAGGCGTCACCTGGCTGATCAAGACGAGCGGAGACTGA
- the bcp gene encoding thioredoxin-dependent thiol peroxidase, which yields MSERLQPGDTAPAFTLPDADGNEVSLADHKGRKVIVYFYPAALTPGCTKQACDFTDNLDVLAAAGYDVIGVSPDKPEKLAKFREKENLKVTLVGDPSKETLEAYGAFGEKKLYGKTVTGVIRSTVVVDENGKIEHAFYNVKATGHVAKIIRDLGVEG from the coding sequence ATGAGCGAGCGACTGCAGCCCGGCGACACCGCCCCCGCCTTCACCCTGCCCGACGCGGACGGCAACGAGGTCTCCCTCGCGGACCACAAGGGCCGCAAGGTCATCGTCTACTTCTACCCGGCCGCGCTCACCCCCGGGTGCACGAAGCAGGCCTGCGACTTCACGGACAACCTGGACGTCCTCGCGGCGGCGGGCTACGACGTCATCGGCGTCTCGCCGGACAAGCCGGAGAAGCTGGCGAAGTTCCGCGAGAAGGAGAACCTCAAGGTCACGCTGGTCGGCGACCCGTCGAAGGAGACCCTGGAGGCGTACGGCGCCTTCGGCGAGAAGAAGCTGTACGGCAAGACGGTGACGGGCGTGATCCGCTCGACGGTCGTCGTCGACGAGAACGGCAAGATCGAACACGCCTTCTACAACGTGAAGGCCACCGGCCACGTGGCCAAGATCATCCGAGACCTGGGCGTCGAGGGCTGA
- a CDS encoding GroES family chaperonin codes for MSENTHDKLPIRMLHDRVLVRTDSPEGERRSGGGILIPATAAVGRRLAWAEVVAVGQNVRTVEIGDRVLYDPEDRAEVEVRGTAYILMRERDLHAVAADRFQGTSDSTGLYL; via the coding sequence GTGAGCGAGAACACGCACGACAAGCTGCCCATCCGGATGCTCCACGACCGGGTCCTGGTCCGCACCGACTCCCCGGAGGGGGAGCGGCGTTCCGGCGGCGGCATCCTGATCCCGGCGACCGCGGCCGTCGGCCGCCGCCTCGCCTGGGCCGAGGTGGTCGCGGTCGGCCAGAACGTCCGCACGGTCGAGATCGGTGACCGGGTCCTGTACGACCCCGAGGACCGTGCCGAGGTCGAGGTGCGGGGCACCGCGTACATCCTGATGCGCGAGCGCGACCTGCACGCGGTGGCCGCCGACCGGTTCCAGGGCACCTCGGACTCCACCGGGCTGTACCTCTGA
- a CDS encoding ABC transporter permease — MVAGMWIRSTMAYRSSFALTLVTSFCVTFFDFVAILLMFGQVKGLGGFSFAEVALLYGTAGTSFGIADLTMGSVQRMGRRVRDGSLDVFLMRPAPLMAQVAADKFALRRFGRVLQGLVVLVWGLLLLDVAWTPVKVLLLPVTVVCGAVIFSALMVLGASAQFWMQDAAEVTNSFTYGGNTLLGYPPTVFAQDLVRGVVYVVPLAFVNWLPALYVLGRPAPAGVPEGAAFAAPLVAAVCCGVAGIAWRAGIRSYRSTGS, encoded by the coding sequence ATGGTGGCGGGCATGTGGATCCGGTCCACGATGGCCTACCGCTCCTCCTTCGCGCTGACCCTGGTCACCAGCTTCTGCGTCACCTTCTTCGACTTCGTCGCGATCCTCCTGATGTTCGGCCAGGTGAAGGGCCTCGGCGGCTTCTCGTTCGCGGAGGTCGCGCTGCTCTACGGGACGGCCGGCACGTCGTTCGGGATCGCGGACCTGACGATGGGCTCGGTGCAGCGGATGGGGAGGCGGGTCCGGGACGGCTCGCTCGACGTCTTCCTGATGCGCCCGGCACCGCTCATGGCCCAGGTCGCGGCGGACAAGTTCGCGCTGCGCCGCTTCGGCCGGGTCCTCCAGGGGCTGGTCGTCCTGGTCTGGGGCCTGCTGCTGCTCGATGTGGCGTGGACGCCGGTGAAGGTGCTGCTGCTGCCGGTGACGGTGGTCTGCGGGGCGGTGATCTTCTCGGCGCTGATGGTGCTGGGCGCGTCGGCGCAGTTCTGGATGCAGGACGCCGCGGAGGTGACCAACTCGTTCACGTACGGCGGGAACACCCTCCTCGGGTACCCGCCGACGGTGTTCGCGCAGGACCTGGTGCGGGGTGTCGTGTACGTCGTACCGCTGGCGTTCGTGAACTGGCTGCCCGCGCTGTACGTGCTCGGCCGGCCCGCACCGGCGGGGGTGCCGGAGGGGGCGGCGTTCGCCGCGCCGCTCGTGGCGGCGGTCTGCTGCGGGGTCGCGGGGATCGCCTGGCGGGCCGGTATCCGTTCGTACCGATCGACAGGGAGCTGA
- a CDS encoding DMT family transporter, whose translation MAWVLLIIAGLLEVGWSIGMKYTEGFTRLWPSVFTGIGIVASMVLLSQAAKTLPIGTAYGVWVGIGAAGAAVFGMVVLGEPATAARIFFVCLLLVAVVGLKATSGH comes from the coding sequence ATGGCCTGGGTTCTGCTCATCATCGCCGGTCTGCTCGAAGTCGGCTGGTCGATCGGCATGAAGTACACCGAGGGCTTCACCCGTCTCTGGCCCAGCGTGTTCACCGGTATCGGCATCGTCGCGTCCATGGTGCTGCTGTCGCAGGCCGCCAAGACGCTGCCCATCGGTACGGCGTACGGCGTGTGGGTCGGCATCGGCGCGGCCGGTGCGGCGGTGTTCGGCATGGTGGTGCTGGGTGAGCCCGCGACCGCCGCCCGGATCTTCTTCGTCTGTCTGCTGCTCGTCGCCGTCGTGGGGCTCAAGGCGACCTCGGGGCACTGA
- a CDS encoding ABC transporter permease: protein MRLYATVAAGGFRRHATYRVATAAGVFTNSVFGLVLSYTYIALWDERPALGGYSVDDAIAYVWIGQALITVCGLMGGGFEEELIERIRTGDIAVDLYRPADLQAWWFSANAGRSAYQLIGRGVLPMTIGWLVFRFALPPGPGTWLAFLVAVALGSTVSFAIWYLVAMSAFWLLDGQGVAQVAWLSGLFFSGMLLPLNVFPGALGEIARTLPWASLLQVPADVYLGKYRGWELAGAYGFQAAWAVVLLGAGRVAQKAATRRVVVQGG from the coding sequence CTGCGGCTGTACGCGACGGTGGCCGCGGGTGGCTTCCGGCGCCATGCCACCTATCGGGTGGCGACGGCGGCGGGCGTCTTCACCAACAGCGTCTTCGGCCTGGTCCTCTCGTACACCTACATCGCCCTCTGGGACGAACGCCCCGCGCTCGGCGGCTACTCGGTGGACGACGCCATCGCGTACGTATGGATCGGACAGGCGCTCATCACCGTCTGCGGACTGATGGGCGGCGGCTTCGAGGAGGAGCTGATCGAGCGCATCAGGACCGGCGACATCGCCGTCGACCTCTACCGCCCGGCCGACCTCCAGGCCTGGTGGTTCTCGGCCAACGCGGGCCGGTCCGCGTACCAGCTGATCGGCCGGGGCGTCCTCCCGATGACGATCGGCTGGCTCGTCTTCCGCTTCGCCCTGCCACCGGGCCCCGGCACCTGGCTCGCCTTCCTGGTGGCCGTGGCGCTGGGCTCCACCGTCAGCTTCGCGATCTGGTACCTGGTGGCGATGAGCGCGTTCTGGCTGCTGGACGGCCAGGGAGTGGCGCAGGTGGCCTGGCTGAGCGGCCTGTTCTTCTCCGGGATGCTGCTCCCGCTGAACGTCTTCCCCGGCGCGCTCGGCGAGATCGCGCGGACACTGCCGTGGGCGTCCCTGCTCCAGGTCCCGGCGGATGTGTACCTGGGGAAGTACCGGGGCTGGGAACTGGCGGGGGCGTACGGCTTCCAGGCGGCGTGGGCGGTCGTCCTGCTCGGCGCGGGCCGGGTGGCGCAGAAGGCGGCGACGCGGAGGGTGGTGGTGCAGGGTGGGTGA